One segment of Manihot esculenta cultivar AM560-2 chromosome 4, M.esculenta_v8, whole genome shotgun sequence DNA contains the following:
- the LOC110613124 gene encoding uncharacterized protein At1g15400, with the protein MAGLQRSAVSFRRQGSSGLVWDDKLLSGELNQVPNQKQEQEQERELQEKLDIQQEKDVKTSSRTICTIERSRSNGGQRAYRTGKVSPAVEPPSPRVSACGFCGAFGKPAKNHREKACKTRSR; encoded by the coding sequence aTGGCTGGTTTGCAAAGATCTGCTGTGTCTTTTAGGAGACAAGGCTCTTCAGGTCTTGTTTGGGACGATAAGCTTTTGTCAGGAGAGCTAAACCAAGTACCAAACCAGAAGCAAGAACAAGAACAAGAACGAGAGCTACAAGAGAAGCTAGATATCCAGCAAGAAAAAGATGTTAAAACATCATCAAGAACAATCTGCACCATTGAAAGAAGCCGATCCAACGGCGGACAACGAGCCTACCGCACCGGGAAGGTCTCTCCGGCAGTTGAACCTCCTTCTCCTAGGGTCTCTGCTTGTGGCTTTTGTGGTGCTTTCGGAAAACCAGCGAAGAATCATCGGGAAAAGGCCTGTAAAACCAGATCACGATAG